One Glycine max cultivar Williams 82 chromosome 4, Glycine_max_v4.0, whole genome shotgun sequence DNA segment encodes these proteins:
- the LOC100799720 gene encoding protein UNIFOLIATA-like, translated as MDPDAFTASLFKWDPRTVLPPAPAPPPRPSLLEYAMAPPPVTTAFHPARTAAPRELGGLEELFQAYGIRYYTAAKIAELGFTVSTLVDMKDEELDDMMNSLSQIFRWDLLVGERYGIKAAVRAERRRVEDDDIKRRNNNSNNLLSTDTTTNALDALSQEGLSEEPVVQREKEAEGSGGRNDEGEENDEGNINRGGGCERQREHPFIVTEPGEVARGKKNGLDYLFHLYEQCREFLMQVQAIAKDRGEKCPTKVTNQVFRYAKKAGASYINKPKMRHYVHCYALHCLDEEVSNELRRAFKERGENVGAWRQACYKPLVAIAARQGWDIDAIFNAHPRLSIWYVPTKLRQLCHAERNSVSASSSVSAGSAHLPF; from the exons ATGGATCCGGACGCATTCACCGCCAGCCTATTCAAGTGGGACCCACGTACCGTCCTCCCACCCGCTCCGGCGCCGCCCCCGCGCCCGTCCCTCCTCGAATACGCGATGGCTCCCCCGCCGGTGACCACGGCGTTCCACCCTGCAAGGACGGCGGCTCCGCGCGAGCTCGGAGGACTGGAGGAGCTTTTCCAGGCCTACGGCATCCGCTACTACACGGCGGCGAAGATCGCCGAGCTTGGGTTCACGGTGAGCACGCTGGTGGACATGAAAGACGAGGAGCTCGACGACATGATGAACAGCCTTTCCCAGATTTTCCGCTGGGACCTCCTCGTCGGCGAGCGCTACGGCATCAAAGCCGCCGTCAGAGCCGAACGCCGCCGCGTCGAAGACGACGACATCAAGCGccgcaacaacaacagcaacaacctcCTCTCCACGGACACCACCACCAACGCCCTCGACGCCCTCTCTCAAGAAG GGTTGTCAGAGGAGCCGGTGGTGCAACGAGAGAAGGAGGCGGAGGGGAGCGGGGGAAGGA ATGATGAAGGGGAAGAGAATGATGAAGGGAACATTAACAGAGGTGGTGGTTGTGAGAGGCAAAGAGAACACCCTTTCATCGTGACAGAACCTGGCGAAGTTGCACGTGGAAAGAAGAACGGTTTGGACTATCTGTTTCATCTCTACGAGCAATGCCGTGAGTTCTTGATGCAGGTTCAGGCCATTGCCAAGGACCGCGGTGAAAAATGCCCCACCAAG GTGACAAATCAGGTGTTTAGGTACGCGAAGAAGGCTGGGGCAAGCTACATCAACAAGCCAAAGATGCGACACTACGTGCACTGCTACGCCTTACACTGTCTAGACGAGGAGGTCTCAAACGAGCTCCGAAGGGCGTTCAAGGAGAGAGGGGAGAACGTTGGGGCGTGGAGGCAAGCATGTTACAAGCCCCTTGTGGCCATTGCCGCGCGTCAAGGTTGGGACATTGATGCCATATTCAACGCACATCCTCGTCTTTCTATTTGGTATGTTCCGACAAAGCTTCGTCAGCTTTGTCACGCTGAGAGAAACAGTGTCTCGGCTTCAAGCTCCGTGTCTGCTGGCAGTGCTCACCTTCCCTTCTAA